A single Providencia manganoxydans DNA region contains:
- the punR gene encoding DNA-binding transcriptional activator PunR, with translation MWSAHALEVIDAVARTGSFSGAAEELHRVPSAISYTVKQVEEWLAVPIFERRHRDVVLTEAGEIFIKQGRSVIKKMTQTRHQCQQAANGWRGQFSIAVDCIVKPQRTQQLILDFYRHFPDIELYIHPEVFNGVWDALADGRVDVAIGATRASPIGERYSFRDMGFMSWWCVAAPNHPLAKIEGKLTDDQMRDYPSLCLEDTSRNLPKRDTWALDNQRRLVVPYWEDGMVCLVNELCVGMVPEHRAAPYCTQGKLVPLELSQPFPPSPCCLTWVEKNTSPALSWLLEYLGDSQTLNAEWLAP, from the coding sequence ATGTGGTCAGCGCATGCGTTAGAAGTGATTGATGCGGTTGCAAGAACCGGGAGTTTTAGTGGCGCAGCAGAGGAATTACATCGTGTCCCTTCCGCAATTAGCTATACCGTTAAGCAAGTGGAGGAATGGCTTGCTGTACCAATATTTGAACGCCGTCATCGCGATGTCGTCTTGACGGAAGCTGGGGAGATATTTATCAAGCAAGGGCGCTCAGTCATCAAAAAAATGACACAAACGCGTCATCAATGCCAACAGGCAGCTAATGGTTGGAGAGGGCAGTTTAGTATTGCTGTTGATTGTATTGTGAAACCTCAACGGACACAGCAACTGATATTAGATTTCTATCGTCATTTTCCGGATATCGAATTATATATTCACCCTGAAGTTTTTAATGGTGTATGGGATGCATTGGCTGATGGTCGAGTGGATGTAGCAATTGGGGCAACCAGAGCTTCACCCATCGGAGAACGTTACAGTTTTCGTGATATGGGCTTTATGTCATGGTGGTGTGTTGCAGCGCCAAATCACCCATTGGCAAAAATTGAAGGGAAACTAACAGATGATCAAATGCGTGATTACCCGAGTTTATGCCTTGAAGATACTTCAAGAAATCTTCCTAAAAGAGATACATGGGCATTAGATAACCAACGGCGCCTTGTGGTACCTTATTGGGAAGATGGTATGGTGTGTTTAGTTAATGAGCTGTGTGTCGGCATGGTTCCGGAACATCGCGCAGCGCCGTATTGTACGCAGGGTAAGTTAGTCCCATTAGAGTTATCACAGCCTTTTCCACCAAGCCCTTGCTGCTTAACTTGGGTTGAAAAAAATACATCACCAGCGTTGAGTTGGTTACTTGAATATCTTGGAGACAGTCAAACTCTCAACGCTGAGTGGTTAGCACCTTAA
- the purR gene encoding HTH-type transcriptional repressor PurR, whose product MATIKDVAKRANVSTTTVSHVINKTRFVADDTKAAVWAAIKELNYSPSAVARSLKVNHTKSIGLLATSSEAPYFAEVIESVENSCYEKGYTLILCNSHNNLGKQQAYLQMLAQKRVDGLLVMCSEYPEKLISMLEDYRNIPMVVMDWGTSRGDFTDSIIDNSFHGGYLAGRYLIDRGHRDIGVIPGSLERNTGIGRLTGFRKAMEEAKVTLRDEWIVQGDFEPESGYKAMMQILSNKQKPTAVFCGGDIMAMGAICAADEMGLRVPQDISIIGYDNVRNARYFTPALTTIHQPKERLGQMAFTMLLDRIVNKREDAQTIEVHPRLVERRSVADGPFIDYRR is encoded by the coding sequence ATGGCAACGATTAAAGATGTGGCGAAGCGTGCTAATGTCTCCACCACAACTGTATCCCATGTAATTAATAAAACGCGCTTCGTAGCCGATGATACTAAGGCTGCTGTTTGGGCTGCGATAAAAGAACTCAACTATTCGCCAAGTGCTGTTGCTCGTAGTTTAAAAGTTAACCATACTAAGTCGATTGGCTTACTTGCCACATCGAGCGAAGCCCCTTATTTCGCAGAAGTTATTGAATCTGTCGAAAACAGTTGTTATGAAAAAGGTTACACACTCATTCTTTGTAACTCACATAATAACTTAGGTAAACAGCAAGCTTACTTACAAATGCTTGCTCAAAAACGTGTTGATGGCCTTCTGGTGATGTGCTCTGAGTACCCAGAAAAGCTCATTAGCATGTTAGAAGATTACCGTAATATCCCTATGGTCGTTATGGATTGGGGGACGTCGCGAGGTGATTTTACTGATAGCATTATTGATAATTCATTTCATGGTGGTTACTTGGCGGGTCGTTACTTAATTGATCGTGGGCATCGTGATATTGGGGTGATCCCAGGCTCACTTGAGCGGAACACGGGGATTGGTCGCCTCACCGGCTTCCGAAAAGCAATGGAAGAAGCCAAAGTCACTTTACGTGATGAGTGGATTGTACAGGGAGACTTTGAACCTGAGTCCGGCTATAAAGCAATGATGCAAATCTTAAGTAACAAACAAAAACCAACAGCGGTCTTTTGTGGTGGTGATATTATGGCTATGGGAGCCATTTGCGCTGCCGATGAGATGGGGCTGCGTGTTCCACAAGATATTTCTATCATTGGCTATGATAATGTGCGTAATGCACGCTATTTTACCCCTGCACTCACCACTATCCACCAGCCCAAAGAACGTCTAGGCCAAATGGCCTTTACTATGCTACTCGACCGTATCGTGAATAAGCGTGAAGACGCACAAACCATTGAAGTGCACCCACGTTTAGTCGAGCGCCGTTCTGTTGCTGATGGACCATTTATTGATTATCGCCGTTAA